The following proteins are encoded in a genomic region of Sneathiella marina:
- a CDS encoding class I adenylate-forming enzyme family protein yields the protein MSSIDDAQVFLPELWATHAKFNPNKEAIICGDERRSWGDFDSNMSRIANALVSRGIGRGDKVAVLMSNKVEALEIIFGVVRASACVVPLSGLLTAEQMSTLINDCDAVMLIAAAAYRERIGQVYKELCNIPELNFIAADFSAPGWTDFQTFIAGTSDLAPDVDFRQDDDFNIIYSSGTTGLPKGIVQTHRARQHWSFSNAIEMGFSSSSRAMTTTALYSNGTWLMVLPVLFAGGTLVVLPEFSPAAFLKTVEHENITHTFMVPTQFIVTLDYQEFDTFNLSSLQAVLCAGSPLRPDTKEEVLRRLTPNLYALYGYSEGFASMSKPHMHAGKPDSVGIPVLGFDVKIFDDDGNELDRGHVGEICGYGAGMMKCYYKRDDLTQEMIVMDSSGRSFLRSGDIGKMDEEGHLYILDRKKDMIISGGFNVFPADIEAIIGEHPDVLDVTVIGVPHEKWGESPYALIIASDSATETSPIVHWSNEKLSKTQRIIGAEFVDEFPRNALGKVLKRELRDPFWIK from the coding sequence TTTTTTACCCGAACTATGGGCTACTCATGCCAAGTTCAACCCGAATAAGGAAGCCATTATTTGTGGAGATGAACGACGCAGTTGGGGAGATTTCGACTCGAATATGAGCAGGATAGCCAATGCTCTCGTCTCCCGGGGTATTGGGCGAGGGGATAAAGTTGCTGTTCTGATGAGCAACAAGGTGGAAGCCCTGGAAATAATTTTCGGCGTGGTTCGGGCCAGTGCTTGTGTAGTGCCTTTGAGCGGCTTACTGACGGCTGAGCAAATGTCAACGCTCATAAATGATTGCGACGCTGTTATGCTGATCGCCGCCGCCGCTTACCGGGAACGCATCGGTCAAGTGTATAAAGAGCTTTGCAACATTCCGGAATTGAATTTTATTGCCGCTGATTTTTCTGCCCCGGGCTGGACAGACTTTCAGACTTTTATTGCCGGGACATCAGACTTGGCACCCGATGTGGATTTCAGGCAGGATGACGATTTCAACATTATATACAGCTCAGGTACAACCGGGCTTCCAAAAGGCATCGTTCAAACCCATCGTGCTCGTCAGCATTGGTCTTTTAGCAACGCCATTGAAATGGGGTTTTCATCATCATCACGGGCCATGACAACAACCGCTTTATATTCCAACGGAACATGGCTAATGGTCCTTCCGGTACTGTTTGCTGGTGGGACGCTTGTTGTATTACCTGAATTCAGTCCAGCGGCTTTTTTGAAGACAGTGGAGCATGAGAATATTACGCATACTTTCATGGTTCCCACGCAGTTCATTGTAACATTGGATTACCAAGAATTTGATACCTTTAACCTGAGCAGCTTACAGGCCGTGCTCTGTGCTGGATCGCCCTTGCGACCTGATACAAAAGAGGAGGTGTTGCGTCGCCTTACTCCTAATCTATATGCCCTTTATGGCTATTCAGAAGGGTTCGCCTCCATGAGTAAGCCGCATATGCATGCCGGTAAACCAGATTCCGTCGGCATTCCGGTTTTAGGGTTTGATGTAAAAATTTTCGATGACGACGGAAACGAGCTTGATCGAGGACATGTTGGCGAGATTTGCGGGTATGGTGCCGGTATGATGAAATGCTATTACAAACGAGACGACCTAACCCAAGAGATGATTGTTATGGACAGCTCAGGTCGAAGTTTCTTGCGGTCGGGAGATATTGGAAAGATGGATGAAGAGGGGCATCTTTATATTCTAGATCGCAAAAAAGACATGATCATTTCAGGCGGCTTTAATGTTTTTCCCGCGGATATAGAGGCAATAATTGGCGAGCATCCGGATGTTTTGGATGTTACCGTAATCGGTGTTCCCCATGAAAAATGGGGGGAAAGTCCCTATGCACTCATTATTGCAAGTGACAGTGCAACCGAAACAAGTCCAATTGTGCACTGGTCTAATGAAAAGCTGTCGAAGACCCAGCGCATTATAGGTGCCGAATTTGTAGATGAATTTCCGCGGAATGCGCTTGGAAAGGTATTGAAACGAGAGCTTAGGGATCCGTTCTGGATAAAATAG